Below is a genomic region from Microbacterium sp. KUDC0406.
CGCCAGCTACGGTGAGCGCTTCCTCGCAGCCGTCGAGAACGGCCCGCTCTCGGCCACGCAGTTCCATCCGGAGAAGTCCGGCGAGGCCGGCATCCGGCTGCTGCGCAACTGGGTCTCCTCGCTGGGTTGAGCGGCGCGTCACACAGGTTTGGTCGCCGCCGGATCACGGACTACTCTCTACTCTCGTGCCCGGGCTCGGGCATCCGATCATCCCGAACAAGGACGACATGAACGATTTCGCGCAGGCCCCCGCTCTGATTCTGCTGCCGGCGGTCGACGTCGCCGGCGGCAAGGCGGTGCGTCTCACCCAGGGCGAGGCGGGTACGGAGACCAGCTACGGCGACCCCGTCGATGCGGCAGGGGAGTGGGTCGACCAGGGCGCCCAGTGGATCCACCTCGTCGACCTGGACGCGGCGTTCGGACGCGGCAGCAATGCCGGCATCCTGCGCAAGGTCATCAAGCAGTACCGCGGCGTGAGCGTGGAGCTCTCCGGCGGGATCCGCGACGACGCCAGTCTCGAGGCCGCGCTGGAGTCCGGCGCGTCCCGCATCAACCTCGGCACCGCCGCGCTGGAGAACCCGGAGTGGGCCGCCGACGTCATCGCCCGCTACGGCGAGGCGGTCGCCGTCGGACTCGACGTGCGCGGCACCACCCTCGCGGCGCGCGGCTGGACCAAGGAGGGCGGCGACCTCTGGGAGGTGCTGGACCGTCTCGAGGATGCCGGCTGCAGCCGTTACGTCGTCACCGACGTGACCAAGGACGGCACGCTGCGCGGACCGAACCTCGACCTGCTGCGCGAGATGACCCAGCGCACTCCGAAGCCCGTCGTGGCCTCGGGCGGCATCTCCAGCCTCGACGACATCGCCGCGCTGCGCGAGCTCGTGCCGCTCGGCGTCGAGGGCGCGATCGTGGGCAAGGCGCTCTACACCGGTGCGTTCACCCTGGCCGAGGCGCTGGATGTCGCCGGCGACTGAGCGTGCCCGTGTCTGACGACTCCTGCGGCCACGGCGACAGCGCCGACTCGGCCGGCGTCCCCTGGGAGGGGCGCAGCTTCGAGTCGAACCCGCATGCCGCCGACGACGGATCGGCGGACCCGGCTCTGCTGGACGCGCTGCTCCGGTTCCGTGAGGGCTCCGGCTCGCAGGTCGCGGTCGTCGACGCCTTCCGGTCTGCGCGGGTGCTGGTCCCGCTGGTCGCCGAGAAGGGCGACGAGGGCGTCGGACCCACGGGGCTTGCAGTCGACAAGACACAGGAGCTCTCGATCGTGACGGTCGCCGCGCCCGACGGACGCCGGGTACAGCCGGTGTTCTCCTCCGTGCACACGATGTCGCGATGGGACGGCACGGCGCGGCCGATCCCCGTCGAGGCCGTGCGCGTGGCGCTGTCGGCCTCGAGCGAGGAGACCGACCTCATCGTCCTCGACCCGGCATCCGAGACCGAGTTCGTGTTCCGCCGGCCTGCCGTCTGGGCGATCGCGCAGGACCAGCGCTGGGAACCGAGCTTCCTCTCTCCGGAGGTGTTCACCGCGCTGCAGGCCAGCGTCGCGCACGAGCTCGCCGTCATCGACGTGCACGTCTCGGCGGGCGATCCGGATGCCAGGATGCGCGGACCCGAGCTGATCGTGACGCTCGAGCTCGTCGACGGCCTGGATCAGCAGACCCTCGACGCCGTGCTCGCCCGCCTCGCGCAGCGCTGGGCGGCCGACGACCGCATCGCCGTGCTCGTCGACTCCCTGAGCGTCAAGCTCACGCGCGCAGCATCCTGAACAGGCCGGGCGTCTGAAGACGCCTGAGCGCTTCGCGCGGAATTGTGCGCCTCACGCGCACGGGATCCGTGACGCGACCCGCGCAAAGCGCACTCTCCCGCGTCAGCCGCTCGCCTGAAGTCGATGGATGCCGCCGGGACGCCGATCAGCTGACCGGTCCGGTCCACTTCTCGCCCGGACCCTTGCCGACCGGGTCGGGAACGGAGGATGCCTCACGGAAGGCGAGCTGCAGCGAACGG
It encodes:
- the priA gene encoding bifunctional 1-(5-phosphoribosyl)-5-((5-phosphoribosylamino)methylideneamino)imidazole-4-carboxamide isomerase/phosphoribosylanthranilate isomerase PriA, whose translation is MNDFAQAPALILLPAVDVAGGKAVRLTQGEAGTETSYGDPVDAAGEWVDQGAQWIHLVDLDAAFGRGSNAGILRKVIKQYRGVSVELSGGIRDDASLEAALESGASRINLGTAALENPEWAADVIARYGEAVAVGLDVRGTTLAARGWTKEGGDLWEVLDRLEDAGCSRYVVTDVTKDGTLRGPNLDLLREMTQRTPKPVVASGGISSLDDIAALRELVPLGVEGAIVGKALYTGAFTLAEALDVAGD
- a CDS encoding SseB family protein encodes the protein MSDDSCGHGDSADSAGVPWEGRSFESNPHAADDGSADPALLDALLRFREGSGSQVAVVDAFRSARVLVPLVAEKGDEGVGPTGLAVDKTQELSIVTVAAPDGRRVQPVFSSVHTMSRWDGTARPIPVEAVRVALSASSEETDLIVLDPASETEFVFRRPAVWAIAQDQRWEPSFLSPEVFTALQASVAHELAVIDVHVSAGDPDARMRGPELIVTLELVDGLDQQTLDAVLARLAQRWAADDRIAVLVDSLSVKLTRAAS